Proteins from a genomic interval of Candidatus Nanopelagicales bacterium:
- a CDS encoding multicopper oxidase family protein, producing the protein MTNNKALTRRQVLAGLLGAGASLSLASCTRSSGLTGVREIMAAESARPTTGAVRSMTLQAKQVQVDLGGRITSTWAYGDSVPGKAFRATAGDRVTVAVHNSLPESTSVHWHGLAIRNDMDGVPGVTTPAIESGGDFDFDFTVPDPGTHWFHPHTGLQLDRGLYAPFIIDDPREPGDYDAEWVVVLDDWTDGVGQTPDQIFADLVAAGDKAGPEMGMGHGGMMSDGGDVTYPLHLINGRPDDDPETLAARPGDRVRLRIINAGADTIFTVALADHQLRVTHTDGYPVRPVATSALRIGMGERYDAIVDLSDGAFALVAEPVGKPGLARAVVRTSRSAAAPPVTARPAELNRYPLNLGALQVSESAALPARDPDSLQNIALGGSMAPYVWTINGATHDHATPLTIRQGEAGRLRISNMSMMSHPVHLHGHTFQLGDAGGTGARKDTVLIPPMGAVNVDFAANNPGQWMVHCHNAYHAEAGMMTRLDYTTEEEPAQ; encoded by the coding sequence GTGACCAACAACAAGGCGTTGACCCGTCGCCAAGTGCTGGCGGGCCTGCTCGGCGCCGGGGCGAGCCTGAGTCTGGCGTCGTGCACACGCTCTTCCGGCCTCACCGGTGTGCGCGAGATCATGGCAGCGGAGTCAGCCCGACCCACCACCGGCGCCGTGCGGTCGATGACACTCCAGGCGAAGCAGGTTCAGGTGGATCTCGGTGGGCGTATCACCTCGACATGGGCTTACGGTGACTCGGTTCCGGGCAAGGCGTTCCGCGCCACGGCGGGTGATCGGGTCACAGTGGCGGTCCATAACTCTCTGCCCGAGTCGACCAGCGTTCACTGGCACGGCCTGGCGATCCGCAACGACATGGATGGAGTACCGGGGGTCACCACACCCGCCATCGAGTCCGGCGGCGACTTCGACTTCGACTTCACTGTCCCCGATCCCGGCACCCACTGGTTTCACCCACACACCGGTTTGCAGCTGGATCGGGGCCTGTATGCGCCATTCATCATCGACGACCCCCGCGAACCCGGCGACTACGACGCCGAATGGGTCGTCGTACTGGACGACTGGACCGATGGCGTGGGCCAGACGCCGGACCAGATCTTCGCCGACCTGGTCGCCGCCGGCGACAAAGCCGGCCCTGAGATGGGGATGGGCCACGGCGGCATGATGTCGGATGGCGGAGATGTAACGTATCCGCTGCATCTGATCAACGGGCGTCCGGACGACGACCCCGAGACGCTGGCCGCGAGACCAGGCGACCGGGTCCGGCTTCGCATCATCAACGCGGGCGCTGACACGATCTTCACGGTCGCCCTCGCCGATCATCAGTTGCGCGTCACGCACACCGACGGCTACCCGGTGCGCCCGGTGGCCACCTCCGCACTCCGCATCGGGATGGGGGAACGGTATGACGCGATTGTCGACCTCTCCGATGGAGCCTTCGCGCTGGTCGCCGAACCCGTGGGCAAGCCCGGACTCGCCCGCGCGGTCGTGCGCACCTCCCGCTCCGCAGCCGCACCCCCTGTCACGGCACGTCCCGCGGAACTCAACCGCTACCCCTTGAACCTGGGTGCACTGCAGGTGTCCGAGTCCGCGGCTCTGCCTGCCCGCGACCCCGACAGTCTGCAGAACATTGCGCTGGGGGGTTCAATGGCTCCCTACGTCTGGACCATCAACGGTGCGACACATGACCACGCGACCCCGTTGACCATCAGGCAAGGCGAAGCGGGTCGGCTTCGGATCTCGAACATGTCAATGATGTCGCACCCAGTTCACCTGCACGGCCACACTTTCCAGCTCGGCGACGCGGGCGGCACGGGGGCGCGCAAGGACACCGTGCTGATCCCACCCATGGGGGCCGTGAACGTGGACTTCGCAGCAAACAACCCCGGGCAATGGATGGTCCATTGCCACAACGCCTATCACGCTGAGGCGGGCATGATGACCCGCCTGGACTACACCACCGAGGAGGAACCAGCCCAATGA
- the def gene encoding peptide deformylase: MSTPGFAGRTGRVHPIVQVGDPVLSSPCAVVEAFDDDLVQLIADMFASMYEAEGVGLAANQIGISSRVFVYDCPDADHVRRRGVVINPVLELPELSERRLEEDDEGCLSVLAQHAPLARLESVSVTGVDEVGTPLRVTGTGLLARCLQHETDHLNGMLYIDRLTAKARRKVLKAHAKLMAER; the protein is encoded by the coding sequence GTGAGCACACCAGGATTCGCCGGTCGAACCGGCCGAGTGCACCCCATCGTCCAGGTCGGGGACCCCGTGCTCTCGTCACCGTGCGCGGTTGTCGAAGCGTTCGACGACGACCTCGTTCAACTCATCGCCGACATGTTCGCCAGCATGTACGAGGCCGAGGGTGTGGGTCTGGCAGCCAACCAGATCGGGATCAGTTCCCGCGTATTCGTGTACGACTGTCCGGACGCCGACCATGTGCGCCGCCGCGGGGTTGTCATCAATCCCGTCCTCGAACTCCCCGAACTCTCGGAGCGGCGCCTGGAGGAGGACGACGAAGGCTGCCTGTCCGTGCTCGCTCAGCACGCACCACTGGCCCGACTCGAGTCGGTGAGTGTGACCGGCGTCGACGAAGTCGGAACGCCGCTCCGCGTTACCGGCACGGGGCTGCTGGCCCGCTGCCTGCAACACGAGACCGATCACCTCAACGGGATGTTGTACATCGACCGGCTGACCGCCAAAGCACGACGCAAGGTACTCAAGGCGCACGCGAAGCTGATGGCCGAACGCTGA
- a CDS encoding transglycosylase family protein has protein sequence MRKVAIAMPTAALMGVAALTAGPAITTASANDSAASLQSYKKGRPVSEKHFEQYNLKGWELQKIAQAIKWADSPKARSVRQCESGGNYKINTGNGYYGAYQFAYGTWLGSGGGRFARTADRAPKWAQDLTAWRLWKKQGWGPWGCA, from the coding sequence GTGCGAAAAGTCGCTATCGCCATGCCCACCGCTGCCCTGATGGGTGTCGCCGCGCTCACCGCCGGCCCCGCCATCACCACAGCGAGCGCCAACGACAGCGCCGCGAGCCTGCAGTCCTACAAGAAGGGCCGCCCCGTCTCCGAGAAGCACTTCGAGCAGTACAACCTCAAGGGTTGGGAGCTGCAGAAGATCGCTCAGGCCATCAAGTGGGCCGACAGCCCCAAGGCGCGTTCCGTGCGCCAGTGTGAGTCCGGCGGCAACTACAAGATCAACACCGGCAACGGCTACTACGGCGCCTACCAGTTCGCCTACGGCACCTGGCTCGGCTCCGGGGGTGGCCGTTTCGCCCGTACTGCCGATCGCGCTCCCAAGTGGGCTCAGGACCTCACCGCCTGGCGTCTGTGGAAGAAGCAGGGCTGGGGCCCGTGGGGTTGCGCCTGA
- a CDS encoding PQQ-dependent sugar dehydrogenase — MISRAVPMVVSAVLLAACSTPGGDPTAPAESAGQTPTQTAPAQTGPFEIGTVSRSLAVPWAMAALPDGNVLVTLRDAGTVALIEPQDRSAPAGTITGVVPGGEGGLLGIAVPPGQSARSVFVYYTAADDNRVARLSWDGTSLSQQRDIFTGIPKEQIHNGGRIAFGPDGYLYVATGDAGQRDLAQDPASLAGKILRITADGEPAADNPDPTSPVYSLGHRNVQGLAWDSAGRLWASEFGENDVDELNLIVAGGNYGWPMCEGPCERPGVINPKAIWSPTATASPSGMAISQGSAWVASLRGEVLYEIPLDGTDAGEPRAWFGSEYGRLRDVLARPGGRLWLATNNTDGRGEPRETDDRVIAVELPRAE, encoded by the coding sequence GTGATCTCGCGCGCGGTTCCGATGGTGGTGTCGGCTGTCTTGCTGGCGGCGTGCTCCACCCCTGGTGGTGACCCGACCGCCCCGGCAGAGTCCGCCGGGCAAACTCCGACGCAGACGGCTCCTGCGCAGACCGGTCCCTTCGAGATTGGAACGGTGTCACGCAGCCTGGCGGTTCCCTGGGCCATGGCCGCCCTACCGGACGGCAACGTCCTGGTCACGTTGCGGGATGCCGGAACGGTTGCGTTGATCGAGCCTCAGGACCGTTCTGCTCCGGCCGGCACGATCACTGGGGTGGTTCCCGGCGGAGAAGGCGGCCTTCTGGGAATCGCGGTCCCGCCTGGGCAGTCCGCCCGTTCGGTGTTCGTGTACTACACAGCGGCTGACGACAACCGGGTGGCCCGACTGTCGTGGGACGGAACGTCCTTGTCGCAGCAGCGGGACATCTTCACCGGCATCCCGAAGGAGCAGATCCACAACGGGGGCCGGATCGCTTTCGGCCCGGACGGGTACCTCTACGTCGCCACCGGGGACGCCGGTCAGCGGGACCTGGCCCAGGACCCCGCCAGTCTTGCGGGCAAGATCTTGCGCATCACCGCTGACGGAGAGCCCGCTGCGGACAATCCGGACCCCACGTCCCCGGTGTACTCGCTGGGTCATCGCAACGTCCAAGGGCTGGCGTGGGACTCCGCTGGTCGCCTGTGGGCCAGTGAGTTCGGCGAGAACGATGTCGATGAGCTCAACCTCATCGTGGCGGGCGGCAACTACGGATGGCCGATGTGTGAAGGTCCCTGCGAGCGTCCTGGGGTCATCAACCCGAAGGCCATCTGGTCTCCGACTGCCACCGCGAGCCCCAGTGGCATGGCGATCTCCCAAGGTTCGGCGTGGGTCGCCTCCCTGCGCGGCGAGGTCTTGTACGAGATCCCCCTCGATGGCACCGACGCCGGGGAGCCGCGAGCCTGGTTCGGATCCGAGTACGGTCGGCTGCGAGATGTCCTGGCCCGTCCGGGTGGTCGGTTGTGGTTGGCCACGAACAACACCGACGGCCGAGGTGAGCCTCGGGAGACGGACGACCGCGTCATCGCCGTGGAGTTGCCGCGCGCTGAGTGA
- a CDS encoding transglycosylase family protein → MGLRLMRRSLIALPVAGLISVAAVAVGPTAASAADAAPQAPAPKVKTFKNGAPIPWKKVQRWDLNKRQLEEIAKAKRWAATPKSRSVIKCESGFDYNMVDGPYKGAWQFLDSTWRGAGGGRYASAANKAPKFAQDHIAWKLHQRSGWGPWSCA, encoded by the coding sequence GTGGGGTTGCGCCTGATGCGCCGCTCACTCATCGCCCTGCCCGTGGCCGGGCTGATCAGTGTCGCCGCGGTAGCCGTCGGTCCGACGGCCGCGTCAGCCGCCGATGCTGCTCCCCAAGCTCCCGCCCCCAAGGTCAAGACCTTCAAGAACGGCGCCCCGATCCCGTGGAAGAAGGTCCAGAGGTGGGACCTCAACAAGCGGCAACTTGAAGAGATCGCCAAGGCCAAGCGCTGGGCAGCGACTCCCAAGTCCCGCTCGGTGATCAAGTGTGAGTCGGGCTTCGACTACAACATGGTCGACGGTCCCTACAAGGGGGCGTGGCAGTTCCTGGACAGCACTTGGCGCGGAGCCGGTGGTGGCAGGTATGCGTCAGCCGCCAACAAGGCACCGAAGTTCGCTCAGGATCACATCGCCTGGAAACTGCACCAGCGCTCCGGATGGGGGCCCTGGAGCTGCGCCTGA
- a CDS encoding BMP family ABC transporter substrate-binding protein has protein sequence MSIGRSVVVAFFAAAALMVVSACTTIPPPPEEVEVGGPVRVGLVTDVGGFKDRSFNELALQGLRRAETELGAIGEPVQTWSEADYFASLRRLARNDNDLVIGVGFLMADAMAQVAREFPDTDFAIIDVSQADLLGAPPNVLGLLFDESQAGYLAGYLAAMVAMDRSERPVISAVGGRRIPPVQHYLAGYRTGAADSEPQVRVQVDYAGTFLHRPLCRRIAERQIARGSQVLFAAAGKCGLGALDAADRAGILGVGVDADQSFLGDHMLTSATKGVDVAVFDTIASVTDGTFTGGRDVLFELDGGGVGLGEISKDGAEYSQQLELIADQVAAGKIDTTRP, from the coding sequence ATGTCCATCGGGCGAAGCGTCGTGGTCGCGTTCTTCGCGGCGGCCGCGCTGATGGTGGTATCGGCCTGCACCACGATCCCGCCGCCTCCCGAGGAGGTGGAGGTCGGTGGTCCGGTGCGAGTCGGCCTGGTGACCGACGTCGGGGGGTTCAAGGACCGTTCGTTCAACGAGTTGGCGCTGCAGGGTCTGCGCCGCGCCGAGACCGAACTCGGCGCCATCGGCGAGCCCGTTCAGACGTGGTCCGAAGCCGACTACTTCGCGAGCCTGCGTCGACTCGCTCGCAATGACAATGACCTCGTCATCGGCGTCGGTTTCCTCATGGCTGATGCGATGGCCCAGGTTGCCCGCGAATTCCCCGATACCGACTTCGCCATCATCGATGTCTCGCAGGCGGACCTGCTGGGTGCACCGCCCAACGTCCTGGGGTTGTTGTTCGACGAGTCCCAGGCGGGGTATCTCGCTGGGTATCTCGCCGCCATGGTGGCGATGGACCGCAGTGAACGCCCCGTCATCTCCGCTGTCGGCGGCCGGCGAATCCCACCGGTCCAGCACTACCTTGCGGGATACCGCACCGGCGCTGCCGACTCCGAACCGCAGGTGCGCGTCCAGGTGGACTATGCAGGTACGTTTCTGCACCGGCCACTGTGTCGCCGGATCGCCGAGCGGCAGATCGCGCGGGGGTCCCAGGTTCTGTTCGCTGCGGCTGGAAAGTGCGGCCTGGGGGCCCTGGATGCCGCGGACAGAGCCGGAATACTCGGAGTCGGCGTGGACGCCGATCAGTCCTTTCTGGGCGACCACATGTTGACTTCCGCCACCAAGGGCGTGGATGTCGCGGTGTTCGACACCATCGCCTCGGTGACGGATGGCACCTTCACGGGTGGCCGTGACGTGCTGTTCGAACTGGATGGAGGTGGCGTGGGACTGGGAGAGATCTCGAAGGATGGCGCCGAGTACAGCCAGCAACTCGAGTTGATCGCTGATCAGGTGGCTGCCGGGAAGATCGACACGACGCGGCCATGA
- a CDS encoding response regulator transcription factor, with amino-acid sequence MTPPVAASPGTVLVVDDEEPLARVVASYLAAEGFVVAVAHDGPSAVEAARTDLPELIVLDIMLPGFDGVEVCRRVRTFSDCYIVMLTARDDEIDKIVGLSVGADDYLVKPFSPRELMARVRAMLRRPRTIGPAPADPDRPASSDVRVLADLVVDPTARKVWVADRELDLTRTEFDLLDTLTASPRRAFTRRQLIDSVWGPDWYGDEHIVDVHIGHLRRKLVDDASEPRFIRTVRGVGYGMVTS; translated from the coding sequence GTGACTCCGCCCGTCGCGGCCTCGCCCGGCACGGTTCTCGTCGTCGATGACGAGGAGCCATTGGCGCGAGTGGTCGCCTCCTATCTGGCGGCGGAGGGGTTCGTCGTCGCGGTTGCGCACGATGGTCCGTCCGCGGTTGAGGCTGCCCGAACCGATCTTCCAGAGCTGATCGTCCTTGACATCATGCTGCCGGGATTCGACGGTGTCGAGGTCTGTCGGCGGGTACGCACGTTCAGCGACTGCTACATCGTGATGCTGACGGCACGTGACGACGAGATCGACAAGATCGTCGGCCTATCGGTGGGAGCCGATGACTACCTGGTCAAGCCGTTCTCGCCGCGTGAGCTCATGGCCCGGGTGCGCGCCATGCTTCGGCGGCCCCGGACCATCGGACCTGCCCCCGCGGATCCCGACCGTCCCGCCAGCTCCGATGTGCGGGTGCTCGCCGATCTTGTGGTCGATCCAACCGCCCGCAAGGTCTGGGTCGCCGATCGTGAGCTGGATCTCACCCGCACGGAGTTCGACCTGTTGGACACTCTGACAGCCAGCCCGCGGCGGGCATTCACCCGCCGCCAACTCATCGACTCCGTATGGGGGCCGGACTGGTACGGCGACGAACATATCGTCGACGTCCACATCGGTCACTTGCGCCGCAAGTTGGTCGATGATGCGTCGGAGCCGCGGTTCATCCGAACCGTGCGCGGTGTCGGATATGGCATGGTGACGTCGTGA
- a CDS encoding SUMF1/EgtB/PvdO family nonheme iron enzyme: protein MISGGGRTALGAALAISTVVSACGVSGTTSITATPTPTPVAPLGTEMSMVTVRDAGNEADSSGFGRVGYDYRIGKFEVTIGQYAAFLNAVAARDPHGLYHASMATNPNVAGIVRKGAPGSYTYSPIEANSTDSATQSRWSAADRPITSVSWFDAARFANWMSNGRPSGPPGKTTTEQGAYRLAGRTRGTAPAANSINPNTARPPTFRLPTEDEWYKAAYYSPDIAPQAASEIPRGNRTNPNTGQPPAYWIPTEQQWFKSAYFDPASRDYSTFPTAAERRPGNQPGSQPNQANYMDRVFTTTRSADFSFTSNYVTEAGTFRASASHFGTFDQAGNLLEWNRPSGRGVVAPGFRGGAWQNPRDQTSMRSVDAWYYDPISESNVVGFRIAAAPGVPGPKWRAEHGLPRTLSGAETRPATVTIGRPANSADPATDGRFGRVGQRFAIGRFEVTIDQYTHFLNAVAAEDPHGLFNPRMQWEPNLAGISRSGTPGSFRYAVMDNEGNSGNRPIGWVSWYDAARFVNWMANGQPRGRQNPSTTEDGTYSLADTPYWPPDNTPTTTTSPVSPDSRSSPASVAIPSTAAPEPVNLPQRPAAPGAGGYFDYATASDDPPGNEIGPKPNQVNYITAAGLASVTQSRGLDPSLNYLTPGRFVHRVSKPIRYLRSTRQRVRVERPRRPPRCRPRHARQRLLRHSRVRGGHLETIQSRRLRQ, encoded by the coding sequence GTGATCAGCGGCGGCGGTCGAACCGCACTCGGTGCTGCGCTGGCGATCAGCACGGTCGTTTCTGCCTGCGGTGTGAGCGGTACTACCTCAATCACGGCGACCCCAACTCCCACCCCGGTCGCGCCGCTGGGAACCGAGATGTCGATGGTGACCGTACGCGACGCGGGCAACGAGGCCGATTCCTCCGGTTTCGGCAGAGTCGGGTATGACTACCGAATAGGGAAATTCGAGGTCACGATCGGTCAGTACGCCGCCTTCCTCAATGCAGTCGCCGCCCGTGACCCCCATGGCCTCTACCACGCGTCGATGGCCACAAACCCCAACGTCGCGGGAATCGTCCGGAAAGGCGCGCCGGGCTCGTACACGTACTCCCCCATCGAGGCCAACTCCACCGACTCAGCGACCCAGAGCCGCTGGAGCGCAGCAGATCGCCCGATCACCTCAGTCAGTTGGTTCGATGCCGCCCGGTTCGCGAATTGGATGAGCAACGGCCGACCGTCGGGCCCTCCGGGGAAGACGACAACCGAGCAGGGCGCTTATCGGCTGGCCGGCAGGACGCGCGGTACCGCGCCTGCCGCGAACAGCATCAATCCGAACACCGCGCGCCCCCCGACGTTCCGCCTGCCGACCGAGGACGAGTGGTACAAGGCCGCCTACTACTCCCCCGACATCGCCCCCCAGGCGGCGAGCGAAATCCCCCGGGGCAACCGGACGAACCCCAACACGGGCCAGCCACCGGCCTACTGGATTCCCACGGAGCAGCAGTGGTTCAAGTCCGCCTACTTCGATCCGGCGAGTCGCGACTACTCCACATTTCCCACAGCTGCAGAGCGACGGCCCGGAAACCAGCCCGGTTCGCAGCCGAATCAAGCCAACTACATGGACCGGGTGTTCACCACCACACGATCGGCCGACTTCTCGTTCACCTCCAACTACGTCACGGAAGCAGGAACCTTCCGCGCCAGCGCCAGCCACTTCGGCACCTTCGACCAAGCGGGCAACCTGTTGGAGTGGAATCGACCATCCGGACGCGGCGTTGTCGCCCCAGGATTCCGTGGCGGTGCCTGGCAGAACCCTCGAGACCAGACCTCGATGCGATCCGTGGACGCGTGGTACTACGACCCAATCAGCGAATCCAATGTTGTCGGTTTCCGTATCGCAGCGGCCCCAGGCGTGCCCGGTCCAAAGTGGCGGGCCGAACACGGACTTCCTCGAACGTTGTCCGGGGCGGAAACCCGCCCCGCCACCGTCACGATCGGCCGTCCGGCGAACTCCGCCGATCCGGCCACCGATGGCCGGTTCGGACGCGTCGGCCAGCGCTTCGCGATCGGACGGTTCGAGGTGACCATCGATCAGTACACGCACTTCCTCAACGCCGTCGCGGCCGAAGACCCGCATGGACTCTTCAATCCCAGGATGCAGTGGGAGCCGAACCTCGCAGGGATCTCGCGCAGCGGCACCCCGGGCTCGTTTCGATACGCGGTCATGGACAACGAGGGAAACTCCGGCAACCGCCCCATCGGGTGGGTGAGTTGGTACGACGCCGCTCGCTTTGTGAACTGGATGGCGAATGGACAGCCCCGCGGCCGGCAGAATCCGAGCACTACGGAGGACGGGACGTACTCCCTGGCCGACACGCCCTATTGGCCTCCAGACAACACACCGACCACCACCACATCACCGGTCTCTCCCGATTCCCGCTCCTCGCCGGCGTCGGTGGCCATTCCATCGACAGCCGCTCCTGAGCCAGTCAACCTGCCGCAGCGCCCAGCCGCGCCGGGCGCAGGGGGGTACTTCGACTACGCGACTGCCAGTGATGACCCCCCGGGTAATGAGATCGGACCGAAGCCGAATCAGGTCAACTACATCACCGCAGCGGGGCTGGCGTCGGTGACCCAGAGCAGGGGGCTCGACCCAAGTCTCAACTACCTCACTCCCGGTAGGTTCGTTCACCGGGTCAGCAAGCCCATACGGTACCTACGATCAACTCGGCAACGTGTACGAGTGGAACGACCTCGACGGCCGCCCCGGTGCCGCCCGAGGCATGCGAGGCAGCGCCTACTTCGGCACTCTCGTGTACGCGGAGGACATCTCGAAACTATCCAGAGCCGACGTCTTCGCCAGTGA
- a CDS encoding pirin family protein — protein MTSAPQGFEGEGFPVRRAFAGVDPRDIDPFIMMDQMGEVEYAPGEPKGTPWHPHRGFETFTYLIDGRFLHQDSHGGGGTILEGGTQYMTAGDGILHIETPPEDLVMSGGLFHGIQLWINLPREMKRVAPQYQDLQGRESAMVSTADGGALVRVLAGELSGHRGPGISHTPLVITHLTVAPGARVELPWRPDFNALAYVLAGSGTVGAEQRPIRMGQTAVFGPGDSVVVEANAQQDSRSPDMEVFLIGGVPLREPVFQYGPFVMSTRDEVIEAFEDYQSGRFGRIPTDAIQPHRA, from the coding sequence GTGACCTCGGCCCCGCAAGGCTTCGAGGGCGAGGGCTTCCCGGTACGCCGGGCCTTCGCCGGCGTCGATCCCAGAGACATCGACCCGTTCATCATGATGGATCAGATGGGTGAGGTGGAGTACGCACCGGGAGAGCCCAAGGGCACCCCTTGGCACCCACACCGCGGCTTCGAGACGTTCACCTACCTGATCGACGGACGGTTCCTGCACCAGGACTCGCATGGAGGCGGCGGCACCATACTCGAGGGTGGAACCCAGTACATGACGGCGGGCGACGGAATCCTGCACATCGAGACCCCGCCGGAGGACCTCGTGATGTCCGGAGGGCTCTTCCACGGAATCCAACTGTGGATCAACCTCCCGCGGGAGATGAAGCGGGTCGCACCGCAGTACCAGGACCTGCAGGGCCGCGAATCCGCCATGGTGTCGACCGCAGATGGTGGGGCCCTGGTCCGAGTCCTCGCCGGCGAGTTGAGCGGTCACCGCGGCCCGGGCATCTCACACACCCCCTTGGTCATCACGCATCTGACTGTGGCTCCAGGAGCCCGTGTCGAACTCCCCTGGAGACCGGACTTCAATGCGCTCGCCTACGTGTTGGCCGGGTCGGGAACCGTCGGAGCCGAACAGCGTCCCATTCGCATGGGCCAGACCGCCGTGTTCGGCCCGGGCGACTCGGTTGTCGTGGAGGCCAACGCCCAGCAGGACTCCCGTTCACCCGACATGGAGGTCTTTTTGATCGGTGGCGTTCCGCTGCGGGAGCCGGTGTTCCAGTACGGTCCCTTCGTCATGAGCACGCGCGATGAGGTGATCGAGGCGTTTGAGGACTACCAGTCTGGCCGCTTCGGCAGGATTCCCACCGACGCGATCCAGCCCCACCGCGCCTAG
- a CDS encoding HAMP domain-containing sensor histidine kinase, with product MRRPVGLATRLFSAQMIVILVAGVTVAVTVALVAPSLFLEHLDMTGEDSPTVQEHAREAFESSVGVAFLAAASAAVIAAVLLSWFLSRRVGRPVEELAAAAETIASGTYDISVPETGFGPELSALSKAFQQMADDLAATDAARGRLLADLAHELRTPLATLEVHIDGMEDGIVSPSRETFDVMRAQVVRLRRLASDIKLTAAAQEHALDLHPRTIPVADLIRTACTAAAPRYAARNVDLRCGSLSPAATVTVDPDRMQQVLANLLDNALRHTHPGGSVTVTVTVSTATVLVSIVDTGDGIPADQLEAIFERFHRVDPARSSQAEGGSGLGLTIARAIVDDQHGILTANSPGPGCGATFTLALPRNPAASDPSPNA from the coding sequence GTGAGACGGCCGGTCGGGCTGGCGACCAGGCTGTTCAGCGCCCAGATGATCGTCATCCTCGTCGCAGGGGTGACCGTCGCGGTGACTGTGGCACTCGTCGCCCCGAGCCTGTTTCTGGAGCATCTCGACATGACCGGCGAGGACTCTCCGACGGTGCAGGAACACGCTCGCGAGGCGTTCGAGTCGTCCGTGGGTGTGGCGTTCCTGGCGGCCGCATCCGCAGCGGTGATCGCTGCAGTGCTGCTGTCGTGGTTCCTGTCCCGGCGAGTCGGCAGACCGGTGGAGGAACTGGCCGCAGCCGCCGAGACAATCGCCTCCGGCACCTATGACATCTCGGTACCGGAGACCGGGTTCGGGCCCGAACTGTCGGCGTTGTCGAAGGCGTTCCAGCAGATGGCCGATGACCTGGCCGCCACTGATGCGGCCCGCGGCAGGTTGTTGGCCGATCTAGCTCATGAACTGCGCACTCCGCTGGCGACCCTCGAGGTCCATATCGACGGGATGGAAGACGGAATCGTTTCTCCCAGTAGGGAGACCTTCGATGTCATGAGGGCGCAGGTCGTCCGCCTGCGCCGGCTGGCGAGTGATATCAAGCTCACCGCCGCAGCGCAGGAGCACGCGCTCGATCTGCATCCGCGAACCATCCCGGTGGCGGACCTGATCAGGACGGCCTGCACCGCCGCAGCCCCTCGATACGCAGCCCGCAACGTGGACCTCCGTTGCGGATCGCTCAGTCCGGCTGCCACGGTTACGGTGGACCCCGACCGGATGCAGCAAGTCCTCGCCAACCTGTTGGACAACGCTTTGCGACACACACATCCGGGCGGATCTGTGACGGTTACCGTCACAGTTAGCACAGCAACGGTGCTTGTCTCGATAGTCGACACCGGCGATGGAATCCCAGCCGACCAGCTCGAGGCCATTTTCGAGCGCTTCCATCGCGTCGACCCGGCTCGGAGCAGTCAGGCGGAGGGTGGCAGCGGCTTGGGTCTCACGATCGCGCGCGCCATCGTCGACGACCAGCACGGCATCCTCACCGCGAACAGCCCTGGGCCCGGCTGTGGCGCCACATTCACCCTGGCGCTGCCAAGGAATCCTGCCGCGTCTGATCCGTCGCCCAACGCTTGA